A window of Solanum stenotomum isolate F172 chromosome 3, ASM1918654v1, whole genome shotgun sequence contains these coding sequences:
- the LOC125858149 gene encoding pentatricopeptide repeat-containing protein At1g33350, producing MLVGPNLHQDILVILEKCRSLTQLKQLQGHLITIGHGQTQLYAFKLVRFCTISLSNLSYGRLIFNYITVPNVYLYTAMITAYTSLPNHKSSLLLYREMVCSGLSKPNQFVFPIILKSFPEVTKPYGVEMAHTHIEKMGFGKYPVVQTALLDAYSRFSSDIRVARQLFDEISEKNVFSWTAMIAGYTRVGRMGDAILLFEEVPQHIRDTPSWNSIIAGCTQNGLFSEAISLLRRMIVEEGMIQGNKPNEVTFACVLGACGHTGMLQLGKCIHGYIYRNNLHLNSLTVNALIDMYGKCGSLKEARNIFDKANRGSLTCWNSMINCLALQGHWEGAIGVFKDMLRYGDDVKPDTVTFIGLLSACTHGGLVEEGLSYYDLMTRVYGINPEIEHYGCLIDLLGRAGRFEEIMKIVSEMHITPDAVIWGSLLNGCKIHGRLDLAEYALEKLISIDPNNGSYYSMLANLYGELGKWDEARKVRKILNQQNAYKAPGCSWIELDSQVHQFYSVDKSHPRMEEIYSILECLFDLHSH from the coding sequence ATGCTGGTCGGACCAAATTTACATCAAGACATCCTAGTTATTCTAGAAAAATGCAGGagtcttactcaactcaagcaACTTCAAGGCCATCTCATCACCATTGGCCACGGACAAACTCAGCTTTATGCATTCAAGCTTGTTCGTTTCTGCACCATCTCTCTCTCCAACCTCAGTTATGGTCGCTTAATCTTCAATTACATCACTGTCCCCAATGTTTACCTTTATACTGCGATGATCACTGCATACACTTCCCTTCCTAATCATAAATCTTCTCTCTTGTTATACCGTGAAATGGTTTGTAGTGGCTTGTCAAAACCCAACCAATTTGTATTCCCAATTATTCTGAAGTCTTTCCCTGAAGTTACAAAGCCTTATGGGGTTGAAATGGCGCATACCCATATTGAGAAGATGGGTTTTGGGAAATACCCTGTTGTGCAGACAGCTCTTTTGGATGCTTATTCGAGGTTTTCGTCTGATATTAGAGTTGCACGCCAGCTGTTTGATGAAATTTCTGAGAAGAATGTGTTTTCATGGACTGCGATGATAGCGGGATATACTAGAGTGGGGCGAATGGGGGATGCTATTTTGCTTTTTGAAGAGGTACCTCAGCATATAAGAGATACTCCTTCTTGGAATTCAATAATTGCAGGATGTACACAAAATGGTTTGTTTAGTGAGGCCATTTCACTGTTACGAAGAATGATTGTTGAGGAAGGGATGATTCAAGGGAATAAGCCTAATGAGGTTACATTTGCATGTGTACTTGGTGCTTGCGGGCACACTGGGATGCTTCAGCTCGGGAAATGTATTCATGGGTACATCTATCGAAATAATCTTCATTTGAATTCTCTTACTGTAAATGCTCTCATTGATATGTATGGAAAATGTGGTAGCTTGAAAGAGGcaagaaatatttttgataaggCTAATAGGGGCAGTTTGACATGTTGGAATTCTATGATCAATTGTTTGGCTCTTCAAGGTCATTGGGAAGGTGCTATTGGAGTTTTCAAAGATATGTTGCGATATGGAGATGATGTAAAACCTGACACAGTGACTTTTATTGGCTTGTTAAGTGCCTGTACTCATGGAGGATTGGTGGAAGAGGGGCTTAGTTATTATGATTTGATGACACGGGTATATGGAATTAACCCTGAAATTGAGCACTATGGGTGTTTAATTGATCTTCTCGGACGAGCAGGTAGGTTTGAGGAAATTATGAAAATCGTGAGCGAGATGCACATAACACCAGATGCAGTTATATGGGGTTCCTTGCTTAATGGGTGCAAAATCCATGGGCGTCTAGACTTGGCAGAATATGCACTAGAAAAATTGATTAGTATTGATCCCAACAATGGTAGTTATTACTCTATGCTTGCTAATTTATATGGGGAGTTGGGAAAGTGGGATGAAGCTCGAAAGGTAAGGAAGATCCTAAACCAGCAGAATGCTTATAAAGCACCCGGTTGCAGTTGGATTGAGCTAGATAGCCAAGTTCATCAGTTTTATTCGGTAGACAAATCTCACCCTAGAATGGAAGAGATATACTCAATTTTGGAATGTTTGTTTGATTTGCATTCACATTAG